One genomic region from Solwaraspora sp. WMMD792 encodes:
- a CDS encoding helix-turn-helix transcriptional regulator, with protein sequence MRRAEPVESSRERDEFANAIRQRRRALGLRQDELADLAGVSERFVYALENGKRTVQLDKVLAVVSTLGLHLELRRGAGREITTGEER encoded by the coding sequence ATGCGACGAGCCGAACCTGTGGAGAGCAGCCGGGAGCGCGACGAATTCGCCAACGCCATCCGCCAGCGTCGGCGCGCACTCGGGTTGCGCCAGGACGAGCTGGCCGATCTCGCCGGAGTCTCCGAACGGTTCGTCTACGCCCTGGAGAACGGCAAACGGACCGTACAGCTCGACAAGGTGCTTGCCGTGGTATCGACCCTCGGCCTGCATCTGGAGCTGCGCCGTGGCGCGGGCCGCGAGATCACCACAGGGGAAGAACGGTGA
- a CDS encoding TIGR02678 family protein yields MRARGPAEGDSSGRLQRAARLLLARPLLVAGLTPDDEFRLVRTYAAELREWFDRETGWRLVADAQTIRLMKLTADPQDQTHPARDPKARTPFSRQRYVLTCLALAALERADGQITLGRLAEDVVLAAADPALAATGFTFALDRRERRADMVAVVRLLLHWGVLRRVAGHEDAYLGTSGDVLYDVDRRVIAGLLASSRGPSMIGDVAPDGRLAALTVEVVPDVEDARNRALRHRLTRLLLEQPVVYYDELTEPELAYLTSQRYAILNRITQLTGLVGEVRAEGVAMVDPADELTDVRMPAEGMQSHLTLLLAERIAAGGAGGLRVSELHRHTRELARAHRSYWRKHATDPGAEVELVATALDALRALKLVTVEPAEDPLVVARPAIARYSLAEPTIRETRPAALRR; encoded by the coding sequence GTGAGGGCGCGCGGTCCGGCCGAGGGCGACTCCTCAGGCCGGCTGCAGCGGGCCGCCCGGCTGCTGCTCGCCCGCCCGCTGCTGGTCGCCGGGCTGACCCCGGACGACGAGTTCCGGCTGGTCCGCACGTACGCCGCAGAGCTGCGCGAGTGGTTCGACCGGGAGACCGGGTGGCGGCTGGTCGCCGACGCCCAGACGATCCGGCTGATGAAGCTGACCGCCGACCCACAGGACCAGACCCACCCGGCCCGGGATCCGAAGGCCAGGACCCCGTTCTCCCGGCAGCGGTACGTGCTGACCTGCCTCGCCCTGGCCGCGCTGGAACGCGCCGACGGGCAGATCACCCTTGGCCGGCTGGCCGAGGACGTGGTGCTGGCCGCCGCCGATCCGGCGCTGGCCGCCACCGGGTTCACGTTCGCCCTGGACCGGCGGGAGCGGCGGGCCGACATGGTGGCGGTAGTCCGGCTGCTGCTGCACTGGGGGGTACTGCGTCGGGTGGCCGGCCACGAGGACGCGTACCTCGGCACCAGTGGTGACGTGCTCTACGACGTTGACCGGCGGGTGATCGCCGGCCTGCTGGCCAGCAGCCGCGGCCCGTCGATGATCGGTGACGTGGCACCGGACGGCCGGCTGGCGGCGCTGACCGTCGAGGTGGTGCCCGATGTCGAGGATGCCCGCAACCGGGCGCTGCGGCACCGGCTCACCCGGCTGCTGCTCGAACAGCCGGTCGTCTACTACGACGAGCTGACCGAACCCGAGCTGGCCTATCTGACCAGCCAGCGGTACGCCATCCTGAACCGGATCACCCAACTGACCGGGCTGGTCGGCGAGGTACGGGCCGAAGGGGTCGCGATGGTGGACCCGGCCGACGAGCTGACCGACGTCCGGATGCCGGCCGAGGGGATGCAGAGCCACCTGACGCTGCTGCTGGCGGAGCGGATCGCGGCGGGCGGCGCGGGCGGGCTGCGGGTCAGCGAGCTGCACCGGCACACCCGTGAGCTGGCCCGGGCGCACCGGTCGTACTGGCGCAAACACGCCACCGATCCAGGCGCCGAGGTCGAACTGGTCGCCACCGCGTTGGACGCGCTGCGCGCCCTCAAACTCGTCACTGTCGAACCGGCCGAGGATCCGCTGGTCGTCGCCCGCCCGGCGATCGCCCGTTACTCCCTGGCAGAGCCGACGATCCGGGAGACCCGTCCCGCCGCCCTGAGGAGGTAA
- a CDS encoding TIGR02680 family protein, which yields MTAAATTAAPTSMSDRELPVPDRERWQPLRAGLVDIFYYDQEEFHFHRGSLLLRGNNGTGKSKVLALTVPFLLDGELAPYRVEPDGDPHKRMEWNLLLGGRHPHPERTGYTWLEFGHRDADGTARYLTIGCGLKAVAGRGIARHWYFVTSQRVGADLQLLTPTGTAATRDRLRDAIGPAGMLYDRAVDYRRAVDEALFGLGDRYDALVSLLIKLRQPQLSKRPDEKTLSRALGDALPPLDENLIAQVAEAFRGLDDERETLTELRETKKAADDFLTRYRQYARIATKRKAAVLRQQHSRYEQLGRELGDAQRAHEQADLAVRQAEVRLADLDARATELQARRRALAESPEARTAEHLTRLREAADQRATFAGQQAKRLRDVEAEAAQARRTAEQTAQELQSAQRDEAAARARVADGAAAAGIADRHRDRVLAALPDDSTHGLDEARRAADQLVQDRRAALRTLDRLRAAAESARTRADRAREEVDRLDAEVAAADEAVTDAETAAAEQGETLVRRTGEYLTGLVELSIADPEAVLGRLDSWVSTLDGDNPAAREVTAASRAAAEAIARADAAVEAEQRRVADRVGEIDAELRRLTDGAHQPPPAPHTRSPQLRLDRPGAPLWRVVDFVEGVPPQVRAGVEAALEAAGVLDAWIDPDGTVRHPDSGDALLRPTDEVATNLGTLLRPVIDDADPHAAALTGPTVAAVLAAIGLGAESGAATWVDPDGGFGIGVVTGRWTKPDAEHIGDGAREAARRARIAALRAEADELAAVSADLAEQRTTLDERRRAVGHETENLPSDQALREAHTLVRGAHQLRRDTAGRRDEAATRHRTAVSAAQTALAEATEFADDVGLPHDADGLAEVRDGLQDYQVRLAAWWPTLTGVRDATRRRAEASRTYEEKQEQLEPAAIEAAETAEAARLARVEFETLDATAGATVAELERQLREVADAEQECQRESRDTRQRERDAWGARGDADGRRDRLTGDLAEATATRDAAVEVLRAFADTGLIALACPEQELPDTRQPWATTPAVAVARGVDRLLADVDDGDRPWERIQHQVSLDMKVLTDSLSRHGHQVLPAVREDTMIVEVVFQGHNRSVADLSAALVTEIDERQRVLSAHEREVLETHLVNEVAGALQELVAGAEQQVATMNGELEERPTSTGMRLRLLWRPTRDAPPGLAELRARQLRQSTDVWNDADRRAIGAFLQEQIGRERLRDEAATWHEQLTRALDYRAWHEFAIQRHQDGQWRPATGPASGGERVLAASIPLFAAASSYYGSAGNAHAPRLIALDEAFAGVDDDSRAKCLGLLATFDLDVVMTSEREWGCYPQVPGLGIAQLARHDGIDAVLVTPWRWDGRERHRMRRVELAVPQQRPTRPDSEPDPAGPDGAEQPALWSAE from the coding sequence GTGACCGCCGCAGCCACCACCGCCGCACCGACGTCCATGTCGGACCGGGAGCTGCCGGTGCCGGACCGGGAACGGTGGCAGCCGCTGCGGGCCGGGCTGGTGGACATCTTCTACTACGACCAGGAGGAGTTCCACTTCCACCGCGGCAGCCTGCTGCTGCGGGGCAACAACGGCACCGGCAAGTCGAAGGTCCTCGCGTTGACCGTACCGTTCCTGTTGGACGGTGAGCTGGCACCGTACCGAGTGGAGCCCGACGGGGATCCGCACAAGCGGATGGAGTGGAACCTGCTGCTCGGCGGCCGGCACCCGCACCCGGAGCGGACCGGCTACACCTGGCTGGAGTTCGGCCACCGCGACGCCGACGGCACCGCCCGCTACCTGACCATCGGCTGCGGACTGAAAGCGGTCGCCGGGCGCGGCATCGCCCGGCACTGGTACTTCGTCACCAGCCAACGGGTCGGCGCCGATCTGCAGTTGCTCACCCCCACCGGTACGGCGGCGACCCGGGACCGGCTGCGGGACGCGATCGGCCCGGCGGGGATGCTCTACGACCGGGCCGTCGACTACCGGCGGGCGGTCGACGAGGCGCTGTTCGGCCTGGGGGACCGGTACGACGCGCTGGTGTCCCTGCTGATCAAGCTGCGGCAGCCGCAGCTGTCCAAGCGCCCGGACGAGAAGACCCTGTCCCGGGCGCTCGGCGACGCGCTGCCGCCGCTGGACGAGAACCTGATCGCGCAGGTCGCCGAGGCGTTCCGGGGCCTCGACGACGAGCGGGAGACGCTGACCGAGCTGCGCGAGACGAAGAAGGCCGCCGACGACTTCCTCACCCGCTACCGGCAGTACGCGCGGATCGCGACGAAACGCAAGGCCGCGGTGCTGCGGCAGCAGCACAGCCGGTACGAGCAGCTGGGCCGCGAGCTGGGCGACGCGCAGCGGGCGCACGAGCAGGCCGACCTGGCGGTACGCCAGGCTGAGGTCAGACTGGCCGATCTGGACGCGCGCGCCACCGAGCTGCAGGCGCGCCGACGGGCACTCGCGGAGAGCCCCGAGGCGCGTACCGCCGAGCATCTGACTCGGCTGCGGGAGGCGGCCGATCAGCGGGCGACGTTCGCCGGCCAGCAGGCCAAACGTCTGCGTGACGTCGAGGCGGAGGCGGCGCAGGCCCGGCGTACCGCCGAGCAGACGGCGCAGGAGCTTCAGTCGGCCCAGCGGGACGAGGCCGCGGCCCGTGCCAGGGTGGCGGACGGTGCAGCTGCGGCGGGGATCGCCGACCGGCACCGTGACCGGGTCCTCGCCGCCCTGCCGGACGACTCCACCCATGGGCTCGACGAGGCGCGTCGGGCCGCCGACCAGCTGGTCCAGGACCGGCGGGCCGCGCTGCGTACCCTCGATCGGCTCCGCGCGGCCGCCGAGTCGGCCCGGACCCGGGCCGACCGCGCCCGGGAGGAGGTCGACCGGCTGGACGCCGAGGTGGCGGCGGCCGACGAAGCGGTCACCGACGCCGAGACCGCCGCCGCCGAACAGGGCGAAACCCTGGTACGGCGGACCGGGGAGTACCTGACCGGGCTGGTCGAGCTGTCGATCGCCGACCCGGAGGCGGTGCTCGGCCGGCTCGACTCCTGGGTGAGCACCCTGGACGGGGACAACCCGGCCGCCCGGGAGGTGACCGCCGCCAGCCGGGCGGCCGCCGAGGCGATCGCCCGGGCCGACGCGGCGGTGGAGGCCGAGCAGCGGCGGGTCGCCGACCGGGTCGGGGAGATCGACGCCGAGCTGCGTCGGCTGACCGACGGGGCGCACCAGCCGCCGCCGGCACCGCACACCCGGTCCCCGCAGCTACGCCTCGACCGGCCCGGCGCACCACTGTGGCGGGTCGTCGACTTCGTCGAGGGCGTGCCACCGCAGGTGCGCGCCGGCGTCGAGGCTGCGCTGGAAGCCGCCGGGGTGCTCGACGCGTGGATCGACCCGGACGGCACGGTCCGCCACCCGGACAGCGGCGACGCGCTGCTGCGACCCACCGACGAGGTGGCGACGAACCTCGGGACGCTGCTGCGTCCGGTGATCGACGACGCCGACCCGCACGCCGCCGCGCTGACCGGGCCGACCGTCGCCGCCGTCCTCGCCGCGATCGGCCTCGGCGCGGAGTCCGGCGCGGCGACCTGGGTCGACCCCGACGGCGGCTTCGGCATCGGCGTCGTCACCGGGCGGTGGACCAAACCGGACGCGGAACACATCGGCGACGGCGCCCGGGAAGCGGCCCGCCGGGCCCGGATTGCCGCGCTGCGCGCCGAGGCCGACGAACTCGCCGCCGTGTCGGCCGACCTCGCCGAGCAGCGCACCACACTGGACGAACGTCGGCGGGCGGTCGGCCACGAGACCGAAAACCTCCCATCCGACCAGGCACTGCGCGAGGCGCACACCCTGGTCCGGGGCGCCCACCAGCTGCGCCGGGACACCGCCGGCCGGCGTGACGAGGCAGCGACGCGACACCGTACGGCGGTCTCGGCGGCGCAGACGGCGCTGGCCGAGGCGACCGAGTTCGCCGACGACGTGGGCCTGCCCCACGACGCCGACGGGCTGGCCGAGGTCCGCGACGGGCTGCAGGACTACCAGGTGAGGCTGGCCGCCTGGTGGCCCACCCTGACCGGGGTACGCGACGCGACGCGCCGCCGCGCCGAGGCGTCCCGCACGTACGAGGAGAAGCAGGAGCAGCTCGAACCGGCCGCGATCGAGGCGGCCGAGACGGCAGAGGCGGCCCGGTTGGCCCGGGTGGAGTTCGAGACGTTGGACGCGACTGCCGGCGCGACCGTCGCCGAGCTGGAACGCCAGCTCCGCGAGGTGGCCGACGCCGAACAGGAGTGCCAGCGGGAAAGCCGCGACACCCGGCAGCGCGAACGCGACGCATGGGGTGCCCGGGGCGACGCTGACGGGCGACGGGACCGGCTGACCGGCGACCTGGCGGAGGCCACCGCCACCCGGGACGCCGCCGTCGAGGTGCTGCGGGCCTTCGCCGACACCGGCCTGATCGCCCTGGCCTGCCCCGAGCAGGAGCTCCCGGACACCCGACAGCCGTGGGCGACGACCCCGGCGGTGGCCGTGGCGCGCGGCGTCGACCGGCTGCTCGCCGACGTCGACGACGGCGACCGCCCCTGGGAACGCATCCAGCACCAGGTCAGCCTGGACATGAAGGTTCTCACCGACAGCCTGTCCCGGCACGGACACCAGGTGCTGCCCGCCGTCCGCGAGGACACCATGATCGTGGAGGTGGTGTTCCAGGGGCACAACCGGTCCGTCGCGGACCTGTCCGCCGCCCTGGTCACCGAGATCGACGAACGGCAGCGGGTGCTCTCCGCCCACGAGCGGGAGGTGCTGGAGACCCACCTGGTCAACGAGGTCGCCGGGGCGTTGCAGGAGCTGGTCGCCGGCGCCGAGCAGCAGGTGGCGACGATGAACGGCGAGTTGGAGGAGCGGCCCACCTCCACCGGCATGCGGCTGCGGCTGCTGTGGCGGCCCACCCGCGACGCCCCGCCGGGCCTGGCCGAGCTGCGCGCCCGGCAGCTGCGGCAGAGCACCGACGTCTGGAACGACGCCGACCGTCGGGCGATCGGCGCGTTCCTGCAGGAGCAGATCGGTCGGGAACGGCTGCGTGACGAGGCGGCCACCTGGCACGAGCAGCTCACCCGGGCGCTTGACTACCGGGCCTGGCACGAGTTCGCGATCCAACGCCACCAGGACGGGCAGTGGCGGCCGGCCACCGGTCCGGCGTCCGGTGGTGAGCGGGTGCTGGCCGCCAGCATCCCGCTGTTCGCCGCCGCGTCCTCGTACTACGGTTCGGCGGGCAATGCCCACGCGCCGCGGCTGATCGCCCTCGACGAGGCGTTCGCCGGGGTCGACGACGACTCCCGGGCCAAGTGCCTCGGGCTGCTCGCCACCTTCGACCTGGACGTGGTGATGACCAGCGAACGGGAGTGGGGCTGCTATCCGCAGGTGCCCGGACTGGGCATCGCGCAGCTGGCCCGGCACGACGGCATCGACGCCGTCCTGGTCACTCCGTGGCGGTGGGACGGGCGGGAACGGCACCGGATGCGTCGGGTCGAGCTGGCGGTGCCGCAGCAGCGGCCGACCCGCCCGGACAGCGAACCGGATCCGGCCGGACCTGACGGCGCTGAGCAGCCCGCGCTGTGGTCCGCCGAGTGA
- a CDS encoding acyltransferase domain-containing protein has translation MNLDETAARLGVPVADVERVHRLAGDRPSVPLPARADAPAILDRLAVRPDDAAEIMAGWPDPDSPLWTPELRWLLDRTIALVRADLGGYGWLVPGPELPRDRGPAWRHLYVYAYLALVDVVRAYHREHGIPADVSWTTLADLGRNLAIDRRMRGEGWSVMQAWLTLHVRGSLYELGRLQHHRSDSAIELHIPDAGPLTPEAVSASLDAARAFFPRHFPDERYAAFACGSWLLDPQLREYLEPDSNIVRFQRRFELEPYQEPDGLDADVEVLRFVFRTLSTPLDALPRRTVLQRAVVDHLTAGRHWQWRRGRFPI, from the coding sequence GTGAACCTGGACGAGACCGCCGCCCGGCTCGGGGTGCCTGTCGCGGACGTCGAGCGGGTGCACCGGCTCGCCGGAGACCGGCCGTCGGTTCCGCTGCCGGCCAGGGCCGACGCACCCGCGATCCTGGACCGGCTCGCGGTGCGGCCGGACGACGCCGCCGAGATCATGGCCGGCTGGCCCGACCCTGACTCACCGCTGTGGACTCCGGAGCTGCGCTGGCTGCTCGACCGTACGATCGCCCTGGTCCGGGCCGACCTCGGCGGCTACGGCTGGCTGGTGCCCGGCCCGGAGTTGCCCCGCGACCGGGGACCCGCCTGGCGGCACCTCTACGTGTACGCGTACCTGGCTCTGGTCGACGTCGTCCGGGCGTACCACCGCGAACACGGCATTCCCGCCGACGTGTCCTGGACGACCCTCGCGGACCTGGGCCGCAACCTCGCCATCGACCGGCGGATGCGTGGCGAGGGCTGGTCGGTCATGCAGGCCTGGCTGACCCTGCACGTCCGCGGCAGCCTCTACGAGCTGGGCCGACTGCAGCACCACCGCAGCGACAGCGCCATCGAACTGCACATCCCCGACGCGGGGCCGCTGACCCCAGAGGCGGTCAGCGCGTCACTCGACGCGGCACGCGCGTTCTTCCCCCGGCATTTCCCCGATGAGCGGTACGCGGCGTTCGCCTGCGGGTCGTGGCTGCTCGACCCGCAACTGCGGGAGTATCTGGAACCGGACTCGAACATCGTCCGGTTCCAGCGTCGGTTCGAGCTGGAGCCGTACCAGGAACCGGACGGGCTGGACGCCGACGTCGAGGTGCTGCGGTTCGTGTTCCGCACCCTGAGCACGCCGCTCGACGCGCTACCGCGCCGTACCGTGCTGCAACGCGCGGTCGTCGACCACCTGACGGCCGGCCGTCACTGGCAGTGGCGCCGCGGCCGCTTCCCGATCTAG
- a CDS encoding TetR/AcrR family transcriptional regulator — protein MRAELTRERILTAAAHVFTEYGYAAGTTNRIAERARISIGSLYQYFPNKDAILAELLVRHIDRGAWQQADQLDMSAGSLKAMVEAIVRDAIDNHRDDPQLLRIMIEEAPVSPELLDAINRHGEIRVSQLRDLLARHPDVDVRDVDTAAELILFTVEINTHKLLADPRGVPVETLENELVDMVTRYLRGDR, from the coding sequence GTGCGTGCCGAGCTGACCCGGGAGCGCATCCTCACCGCCGCTGCTCACGTTTTCACCGAGTACGGCTACGCGGCCGGGACCACCAACCGCATCGCCGAGCGCGCCCGCATCTCCATCGGCTCGCTGTACCAGTACTTTCCGAACAAGGACGCCATCCTCGCCGAGCTGCTGGTGCGGCACATCGATCGCGGCGCCTGGCAGCAGGCCGATCAGCTCGACATGTCCGCCGGGAGCTTGAAGGCGATGGTCGAGGCGATCGTCCGCGACGCGATCGACAACCACCGGGACGATCCGCAACTGCTCCGCATCATGATCGAAGAGGCGCCGGTCTCACCGGAACTGCTCGACGCGATCAACCGGCACGGCGAGATCCGGGTCTCTCAACTGCGTGACCTGCTCGCCCGACACCCGGACGTCGACGTACGCGACGTCGACACCGCCGCCGAGCTGATCTTGTTCACCGTGGAGATCAACACGCACAAGCTGCTGGCCGATCCGCGCGGCGTCCCGGTCGAGACGCTGGAGAACGAACTGGTCGACATGGTGACCCGGTACCTACGCGGCGACCGGTAG
- a CDS encoding TIGR02677 family protein, whose amino-acid sequence MSTGTAPAAQPFAHLQAQNVTLYRDVLNAFVRAKRRFTVHLRPEDVLAEIGPGASLEAVAAALAQLAEWGNLRADPDTGRVTTVEDFHRARYLYQLSAHGHAAEQAIATYEEAIGRRGALQSVALSDIADQLRALLGIATEAAAGSAPDPAKTHLLMLSLVDRFTGLADNAQAFMASLRRAVDFADADVAAFLAYKEQLIAYIERFIADLANRGAEIANLAHRIEATGVSPLLEIVARREAADAAPGEDADDRALHQARVVWQQRWDGLRDWFVSGDASRQSQARLLRTAAIGAIRQLLGAVASINERRAGRSDRSADFRSLALWFAQAPDDEAAHRLWHTAFGLSPVRHLTVTTETLAAVEQRPVPASTSWAQAPRLEISPRLRKTGSYERRGSPSRVLDRSAQRRQLAERAERETAQTARARAALATDGPVPLSRLGELDTAEFRLFLHLLGDALAARRPDATEVTTTTSDGTLRVRLVRVDGSPPVRIVTADGVLTGPEHLVDITDLAPTGAGLLSAGADLAAVGAAG is encoded by the coding sequence ATGTCCACCGGTACCGCACCGGCTGCCCAGCCGTTCGCGCACCTGCAGGCGCAGAACGTCACCCTGTACCGGGACGTGCTGAATGCATTCGTCCGGGCGAAACGTCGGTTCACCGTACATCTGCGGCCGGAGGACGTCCTGGCCGAGATCGGCCCCGGGGCGTCGCTGGAGGCCGTCGCGGCGGCGCTGGCCCAGCTCGCCGAGTGGGGCAACCTGCGGGCCGACCCGGACACCGGACGGGTCACCACCGTGGAAGACTTCCACCGCGCCCGCTACCTCTACCAGTTGAGCGCGCACGGCCACGCCGCCGAGCAGGCCATCGCCACGTACGAGGAGGCGATCGGCCGACGCGGCGCCCTGCAGTCGGTGGCGCTGTCCGACATCGCCGACCAGCTGCGCGCCCTGCTGGGCATCGCCACCGAGGCCGCCGCCGGGTCCGCGCCCGACCCGGCAAAGACCCACCTGCTGATGCTGAGCCTGGTCGACCGGTTCACCGGGCTGGCCGACAACGCGCAGGCGTTCATGGCGTCGCTGCGGCGGGCCGTCGACTTCGCCGACGCCGACGTGGCGGCCTTCCTCGCGTACAAGGAACAGCTGATCGCGTACATCGAACGGTTCATCGCCGATCTCGCCAACCGGGGCGCGGAGATCGCCAACCTGGCCCACCGGATCGAGGCGACCGGGGTAAGCCCGCTGCTGGAGATCGTGGCCCGCCGGGAGGCCGCCGACGCCGCACCCGGCGAGGACGCCGACGACCGGGCACTGCACCAGGCACGGGTGGTCTGGCAGCAACGCTGGGACGGGCTGCGGGACTGGTTCGTCAGCGGCGACGCCAGCCGGCAGTCCCAGGCACGGCTGCTGCGTACCGCCGCCATCGGCGCGATCCGGCAGCTGCTCGGCGCGGTGGCGTCGATCAACGAACGCCGGGCCGGCCGGTCGGACCGGTCGGCCGACTTCCGGTCGCTCGCGTTGTGGTTCGCGCAGGCCCCCGACGACGAGGCCGCGCACCGGCTCTGGCACACCGCGTTCGGCCTGTCGCCGGTGCGGCACCTGACCGTGACGACCGAGACCCTGGCCGCGGTCGAGCAGCGACCGGTGCCGGCATCGACGTCGTGGGCCCAGGCACCCCGGCTGGAGATCAGCCCTCGACTGCGCAAAACCGGATCGTACGAGCGGCGCGGCTCGCCGAGCCGGGTGCTGGACCGCTCCGCGCAGCGGCGGCAGCTGGCCGAACGCGCCGAGCGGGAGACGGCCCAGACGGCCCGCGCCCGAGCGGCGTTGGCCACCGACGGGCCCGTCCCACTGTCGCGCCTCGGTGAACTGGATACCGCCGAGTTCCGGCTCTTTCTCCATCTGCTGGGCGACGCGCTGGCGGCCCGGCGGCCGGACGCCACGGAGGTGACCACCACCACCTCCGACGGCACGCTACGGGTACGCCTGGTCCGCGTCGACGGGTCGCCGCCGGTGCGGATCGTCACCGCCGACGGGGTGCTCACCGGGCCGGAACATCTGGTCGACATCACCGACCTGGCTCCGACCGGAGCCGGCCTGCTCTCTGCCGGAGCCGACCTCGCGGCGGTCGGGGCGGCCGGGTGA
- a CDS encoding TIGR02679 family protein: MTEVDGGVAGADLDVVGPDLDRLRRQLGGADTERVVQRVRQRMAQGRPLTGTISLSQPTPAERLAVQRLLGRPPGRGTSLTVNLDDLDQVVRRSGLHPDGLAAAVETLVGPVPVTAEVRAAADAAWRTVLAPLDRLGRRAPHLADWCGDRGTVALARRLSGTPDAAARLVEHLVSVLAALPADGTPLARLAAHTTGDAHALDADRPLATLVLSAVRAVWWPGDDEPTSPAQRRRALWDSVGVLVDELSSTVLTLNVVASPGSQLYALTAPAATAGEPLVLTLRQLGRERSTFPAGTVHVCENPTVLAAAADLLGPACPPLVCVNGQPSTAALRLLTGLAASGARLRYHGDFDWGGVRIANLLRARVPWQPWRYDAAAYRAAVTGAAVVGAVSGTLTGQPVDAGWDAELTAAMSRHGTRVEEELVLDTLLADLSGQR, translated from the coding sequence GTGACCGAGGTGGACGGCGGGGTGGCCGGGGCGGATCTCGATGTGGTTGGGCCGGATCTTGATCGGCTACGCCGTCAGCTGGGCGGGGCGGACACCGAACGGGTCGTGCAGCGGGTCCGTCAGCGGATGGCCCAGGGCCGGCCGCTGACCGGCACCATCTCGCTGAGCCAGCCGACGCCGGCCGAGCGGCTGGCGGTGCAACGGCTGCTGGGACGGCCACCCGGCCGGGGCACCTCGCTGACGGTCAACCTCGACGACCTCGACCAGGTGGTGCGCCGCAGCGGCCTGCACCCGGACGGGCTGGCCGCCGCCGTCGAGACCCTCGTCGGGCCGGTGCCGGTGACCGCCGAGGTCCGCGCCGCCGCCGACGCCGCCTGGCGTACCGTGCTGGCACCGTTGGACCGGCTCGGCCGCCGTGCGCCGCACCTGGCCGACTGGTGCGGCGATCGCGGCACGGTCGCGCTGGCACGCCGACTGTCCGGTACGCCGGACGCGGCGGCCCGGCTCGTCGAGCACCTGGTCTCGGTGCTGGCGGCGTTGCCCGCCGACGGGACCCCGCTGGCCCGGCTCGCCGCGCACACCACCGGCGACGCGCACGCCCTCGACGCCGACCGTCCACTAGCCACCCTGGTGCTGTCGGCGGTGCGGGCCGTCTGGTGGCCCGGCGACGACGAACCGACGTCTCCGGCGCAGCGGCGGCGGGCGCTGTGGGACAGCGTCGGCGTCCTCGTCGACGAACTGTCGTCGACCGTGCTGACGCTCAACGTGGTGGCGAGTCCGGGCAGTCAGCTGTACGCCCTGACCGCGCCGGCCGCGACGGCCGGTGAGCCGCTCGTGCTGACCCTGCGTCAACTCGGCCGGGAGCGGTCGACTTTCCCGGCCGGCACCGTCCACGTCTGCGAGAACCCGACCGTACTGGCCGCGGCGGCCGACCTGCTCGGTCCGGCTTGTCCGCCGCTGGTCTGCGTCAACGGTCAGCCGAGCACGGCGGCGCTGCGGCTGCTGACCGGCCTCGCCGCCAGCGGTGCCCGGTTGCGCTACCACGGCGACTTCGACTGGGGCGGGGTACGGATCGCCAACCTGCTGCGGGCCCGGGTGCCGTGGCAGCCGTGGCGCTACGACGCCGCCGCGTACCGCGCGGCCGTGACGGGCGCGGCCGTGGTGGGCGCCGTGTCGGGGACGCTGACCGGCCAGCCGGTCGACGCCGGCTGGGACGCCGAGCTGACCGCTGCGATGAGCCGGCACGGTACGCGGGTCGAGGAGGAACTGGTCCTCGACACCCTCCTCGCTGACCTGTCCGGTCAGCGGTGA
- a CDS encoding RNA polymerase sigma factor produces MEDDRTRFAELFRRHYGAVMRYAARRVGRERAPDVVSEAFLVAWRRLPDVPVSEPLPWLYATTRHLIGNEIRGRDRQARLTTRLGAVTETVTADHADAVIDQVRVRHALEQLSEADREALRLAAWEGLDATAAATVMGCSRTAYKVRLFRARRRLAAALEPAPTRRPADAALSPLAHEGGS; encoded by the coding sequence ATGGAAGACGACCGGACAAGATTCGCGGAGCTGTTCCGGCGACATTACGGCGCGGTGATGCGGTACGCGGCCCGCCGGGTCGGTCGGGAACGCGCGCCCGACGTCGTCAGCGAGGCGTTTCTCGTTGCCTGGCGACGCCTGCCGGACGTGCCGGTCAGCGAACCGCTGCCGTGGCTGTACGCGACGACCCGGCACCTGATCGGCAACGAGATCCGGGGCCGGGACCGGCAGGCGAGGCTGACGACCCGGCTGGGCGCGGTCACGGAGACGGTCACGGCCGACCACGCCGATGCCGTGATCGACCAGGTACGGGTCCGGCACGCGCTGGAACAACTGTCCGAAGCCGACCGGGAGGCGCTGCGGCTGGCCGCCTGGGAAGGACTTGACGCCACCGCCGCCGCCACCGTCATGGGCTGCAGTCGTACGGCGTACAAGGTGCGGTTGTTTCGGGCTCGGCGGCGGCTGGCGGCCGCGTTGGAACCGGCCCCGACCCGGAGGCCGGCGGACGCCGCGCTTTCTCCGCTGGCTCACGAAGGAGGATCATGA